In Alosa alosa isolate M-15738 ecotype Scorff River chromosome 19, AALO_Geno_1.1, whole genome shotgun sequence, a genomic segment contains:
- the hectd1 gene encoding LOW QUALITY PROTEIN: E3 ubiquitin-protein ligase HECTD1 (The sequence of the model RefSeq protein was modified relative to this genomic sequence to represent the inferred CDS: inserted 2 bases in 1 codon), producing MADVDPDTLLEWLQMGQGDERDMQLIALEQLCMLLLMSDNVDRCFETCPPRTFLPALCKIFLDESAPDNVLEVTARAITYYLDVSAECTRRIVGVDGAIKALCNRLVVVELNNRTSRDLAEQCVKVLELICTRESGAVFEAGGLNCVLSFIRDSGHLVHKDTLHSAMAVVSRLCSKMEPQDTSLETCVESLSSLLKHEDHQVSDGALRCFASLADRFTRRGVDPAPLATHGLTEELLSRMAAAGGVASGPSSACKPSRTSTGPTPSVADSKLSNQVSTIVSLLSTLCRGSPLVTHDLLRSELPDSMESALQGDERCVLDTMRLVDLLLVLLFEGRKALPKSTAGSSGRIPGLRRLDSSGERSHRQLIDCIRSKDTDALIDAIDTGAFEVNFMDDVGQTLLNWASAFGTQEMVEFLCERGADVNRGQRSSSLHYAACFGRPQVAKTLLRHGANPDLRDEDGKTPLDKARERGHSEVVAILQSPGDWMCPVNKGDEKKKKDVNKEEEEGSEPKGDPEMAPIYLKRLLPVFAQTFQQTMLPSIRKASLALIRKMVHYSSEALLKEVCDSDAGHNLPTVLVEITATVLDQEDDDDGHLLALQIIRDLVDKGGDVFLDQLARLGVINKVSTLAGPTSDDENEEESKPEKEDEPQEDAKEIQQGKPYHWRDWSIIRGRDCLYIWSDAAALELSNGSNGWFRFILDGKLATMYSSGSPEGGSDSSESRSEFLEKLQRARSQVKPVTASQPILSAVGPTKLTVGNWSLTCLKEGEIAIHNSDGQQATILKEDLPGFVFESNRGTKHSFTAETSLGSEFVTGWTGKRGRKLKSKLEKTKQKVKTMARDLYDDHFKAVESMPRGVVVTLRNIATQLESAWELHTHRQCIEGENTWRDLMKTALENLIVVLKDENTISPYEMCSSGLVQALLTVLNNNVELDMKHDCKPLMERINVFKTAFSENEDHESRPAIALIRKLIAVLESIERLPLHLYDTPGSTYNLQILTRRLRFRLERAPGETALIDRTGRMLKMEPLATVESLEQYLLKMVAKQWYDFDRSSFIFVRKLREGQNFTFRHQHDFDENGIVYWIGTNAKTAYEWVNPAAYGLVVVTSSEGRNLPYGRLEDILSRDSSALNCHTNDDKNAWFAVDLGLWVIPSAYTLRHARGYGRSALRNWMFQVSKDGQNWTTLYTHVDDCSLNEPGSTATWPLDPSKEEKQGWRHIRIKQMGKNASGQTHYLSLSGLELYGTVSGVCEDQLGKAVKEAEANLRRQRRLFRSQVMKYIVPGARVVRGIDWKWRDQDGNPPGEGTVTGEAHNGWIDVTWDAGGSNSYRMGAEGKFDLKLAPGYDPESAPSPKPVSSTVSGTPPSWSSLVKNNCPDKGGSSPAAAGASSSSRKGSSSSVCSVASSSDVSLSSARVEPRRAESLLEAGVVGGGVLGAVAGPGGGGGGAGGPGAEGQEPVVVLSSSPATTATSDAGSASSSGTLTGEGVGAESERKTXPPASGKQRQQQQQQPAAAADNAAISMGLVSVSSPDVSSVSESSSKDAPSQRPLCSAASARLSVSSLLAAGAPMSSSASVPNLSSREASLMESFVRRAPNMSRTNATNNMNLSRSSSDNNTNTLGRTVMSTATSPLMGAQSFPNLTTTGTTSTVTMSTSIVTSSNNVATATTGLSVGQLLSNTLTTSLTSTSSESDTGQEAEFSLYDFLDSCRANTLLAELDDEEDLPEPDDDDDENEDDNQEDQEYEEVLEEEEYETKGGRRRTWDDDFVLKRQFSALVPAFDPRPGRTNVQQTTDLEIPPPGTPRSEVQEEVECAPSPRLALILKVAGLGSTREVELPLSNYKSTIFYYVQKLLQLSCGGSIKSDKLRRIWEPTYTIMYREMKDSDKEKEKGKPGCWSIEHVEQYLGTDELPKNHLITYMQKNADSSFLRHWKLTGTNKSIRKNRNCSQLIAAYKDLCDRGCRLLGWAAALGSLQSCEILNVAREPPQAKAGTSQSACGVEDVLQLLRILYIIGGDLGRSLLEDFEDLQFNASPEEFTSKKVTTKILQQIEEPLALASGALPDWCEQLTSKCPFLIPFETRQLYFTCTAFGASRAIVWLQNRREATMERTRPSTTVRRDDPGEFRVGRLKHERVKVPRGDSMMEWAESVMQIHADRKSVLEVEFQGEEGTGLGPTLEFYALVAAEFQRTSLGIWLCDDDFPDDESRQVDLGGGLKPPGYYVQRSCGLFPAPFPQDSDELERISKLFLFLGIFLAKCIQDNRLVDLPISQPFFKLLCMGDIKSNVSKLLYQSRGGSGGLSTSTTTTTMDSTLSERHFLLDFQSTETSTEEGPDCYSVGSFDEDSKCEFILEPPKPKPPAWYHGLLTWEDFELVNPHRARFLREVKDLAVKRRQILTSKTLNEDEKNTRLQDLMLKNPMGSGPPLSVEDLGLNFQFCPSSKVHGFAAVDLKPNGEDEMVTMENAEEYVELMFDFGMHTGIQKQMEAFREGFNRVFPMEKLSSFSHKEVQMILCGNQSPSWTADDVVNYTEPKLGYTRDSPGFMRFVRVLCGMSSDERKAFLQFTTGCSTLPPGGLANLHPRLTIVRKVDATDASYPSVNTCVHYLKLPEYSSEDIMRERLLAATMEKGFHLN from the exons ATGGCGGACGTGGACCCGGACACGCTGCTGGAGTGGCTGCAGATGGGACAGGGCGACGAGCGCGACATGCAGCTCATCGCCCTCGAGCAGCTCTGCATGCTGCTGCTCATGTCCGACAATGTGGACCGCTGCTTCGAGAC GTGTCCACCACGGACGTTCCTCCCGGCACTGTGTAAGATCTTCCTAGACGAGAGCGCACCGGACAACGTGCTGGAAGTGACGGCCCGAGCCATCACCTACTACCTGGATGTCTCGGCTGAGTGCACGCGTCGGATTGTGGGCGTGGATGGAGCCATCAAGGCCCTGTGCAAccggctggtggtggtggagctcaACAACCGCACCAGCCGCGACCTGGCAGAGCAGTGTGTCAAG GTGTTGGAGCTGATCTGCACGCGGGAGTCGGGTGCAGTGTTTGAGGCGGGCGGCCTGAACTGTGTGCTGAGCTTCATCCGGGACAGTGGTCACCTGGTGCACAAGGACACGCTGCACTCGGCCATGGCTGTGGTTTCGCGCCTCTGCAGCAAGATGGAGCCCCAGGACACCTCCCTGGAGACCTGCGTGGAGTCGCTGTCCAGCCTGCTTAAGCACGAAGACCATCAG GTGTCTGATGGAGCGCTGCGCTGCTTCGCTTCGTTGGCGGACCGCTTCACACGTCGTGGTGTGGACCCGGCGCCGCTGGCCACGCACGGTTTGACCGAGGAGCTGCTGTCGCGCATGGCGGCCGCGGGCGGTGTGGCGTCCGGCCCGTCGTCCGCCTGCAAGCCCAGCCGCACCTCCACTGGGCCCACCCCATCGGTCGCCGACTCCAAGCTCAGCAACCAGGTGTCCACCATCGTCAGCCTGCTGTCCACGCTGTGTCGCGGGTCCCCACTCGTCACTCAT GACCTGCTGCGCTCTGAGCTGCCCGACTCCATGGAGAGTGCACTGCAGGGGGATGAGCGCTGTGTGCTGGACACCATGCGGCTGGTGGACCTGCTGCTGGTACTGCTGTTTGAGGGACGCAAGGCGCTGCCTAAGTCCACGGCCGGCTCCAGCGGACGCATCCCTGGCCTGCGGCGTCTGGACAGCTCCGGGGAGCGCTCGCACCGACAGCTCATCGACTGTATCCGCAGCAAAGACACGGACGCACTCATAGACGCCATAGACACGGGAG CTTTTGAAGTGAATTTCATGGATGACGTGGGACAGACTCTCCTGAACTGGGCCTCGGCATTCGGTACACAGGAGATG GTGGAGTTTCTCTGTGAGAGAGGTGCTGATGTCaacaggggtcagaggtcatcctCCCTCCACTACGCTGCCTGTTTCGGCCGGCCTCAAGTAGCCAAG ACTTTATTACGCCACGGAGCGAATCCTGACCTGAGGGACGAGGATGGGAAGACCCCTCTGGACAAAGCCAGGGAGCGAGGTCACAGCGAGGTCGTAGCCATCCTCCAATCACCAG GGGACTGGATGTGTCCTGTAAACAAAGGAGacgaaaagaagaagaaagatgtgaacaaggaggaggaggagggcagcgAACCCAAAGGAGATCCTGAGATGGCCCCCATCTACCTGAAGAGGCTGCTTCCTGTTTTTGCACAAACCTTTCAGCAAACCATGCTGCCTTCAATTAG GAAAGCCAGCTTAGCCCTGATCAGAAAAATGGTGCACTACAGCTCCGAAGCGCTGCTTAAGGAGGTGTGTGACTCGGACGCCGGACACAACTTGCCCACTGTGCTGGTGGAGATCACGGCCACAGTCTTGGATCAAGAG GATGACGATGATGGGCACCTATTGGCGCTGCAGATCATCAGAGATCTCGTCGACAAAGGAGGGGACGTGTTCCTTGACCAGCTTGCGCGGCTGGGCGTCATCAACAAGGTGTCCACTCTGGCCGGCCCTACCTCTGATGACGAGAACGAGGAGGAGTCCAAACCTGAGAAG GAGGATGAGCCACAGGAAGATGCCAAAGAGATCCAGCAGGGTAAGCCGTACCACTGGCGCGACTGGTCCATCATCCGCGGCCGCGACTGCCTGTACATCTGGAGCGACGCCGCAGCGCTCGAGCTCTCCAACGGCAGCAACGGCTGGTTCCGCTTCATCCTGGACGGCAAGCTGGCCACCATGTACTCCAGCGGCAGCCCCGAGGGGGGTTCCGACAGCTCAG AGAGCCGTAGTGAGTTCCTGGAGAAGCTCCAGCGTGCCCGCAGCCAGGTGAAGCCTGTGACGGCCAGCCAGCCCATTCTCTCGGCCGTGGGCCCCACCAAGCTCACGGTGGGCAACTGGTCACTGACCTGCCTGAAGGAGGGCGAGATCGCCATCCACAACTCTGATGGGCAGCAGGCCACCATCCTCAAGGAGGACCTGCCCGGCTTCGTGTTCGAGTCCAACCGCGGCACCAAACACTCTTTCACCGCAGAGACCTCCTTGG GTTCTGAATTTGTGACTGGCTGGACAGGGAAGCGTGGCAGGAAGTTGAAGTCTAAGCTGGAGAAGACCAAGCAGAAGGTGAAGACCATGGCCAGAGACCTGTACGACGACCACTTCAAGGCGGTGGAGAGCATGCCCAGAGGGGTAGTGGTCACCCTGAGGAACATCGCCACCCAGCTGGAGTCGGCCTgggagctacacacacacagacag TGCATCGAGGGAGAGAACACGTGGCGGGATCTGATGAAGACGGCGCTCGAGAACCTGATCGTGGTCCTGAAGGATGAGAACACCATCTCCCCCTACGAGATGTGCAGCAGCGGCCTTGTGCAGGCCCTCCTTACTGTCCTTAATAAT AATGTGGAACTTGACATGAAGCATGATTGTAAGCCATTGATGGAGAGGATAAATGTATTTAAGACTGCGTTCAGTGAAAATGAGGATCATGAAAG CCGACCCGCAATTGCCTTAATCCGGAAGCTGATCGCAGTTCTGGAGTCCATAGAACGGCTACCTCTGCACCTGTATGACACGCCGGGCTCCACCTATAACTTACAG atctTGACCCGGCGGCTGCGTTTCCGTCTGGAGCGGGCCCCAGGGGAGACTGCCTTGATCGACCGCACCGGCCGCATGCTGAAAATGGAGCCACTGGCCACCGTGGAGTCCCTGGAGCAGTATCTGCTCAAGATG GTGGCGAAGCAGTGGTACGACTTTGACCGTTCCTCCTTCATTTTTGTGCGGAAGCTGCGAGAAGGCCAGAACTTCACCTTCAGACACCAGCATGATTTTGACGAGAACGGCATCGTCTACTGGATCGGCACTAATGCCAA GACGGCCTATGAGTGGGTAAACCCTGCTGCGTACGGCCTGGTGGTGGTGACCTCGTCGGAGGGCCGGAACCTTCCGTACGGGCGGCTGGAAGACATCCTGAGCCGCGACAGCTCTGCGCTGAACTGCCACACCAACGATGACAAGAACGCCTGGTTCGCCGTGGACCTGGGCCTGTGGGTCATCCCCTCGGCCTACACGCTCAGACATGCCCGCGGCTATGGCCGCTCCGCTCTGCGCAACTGGATGTTCCAGGTGTCCAAAGACGGACAGAACTGGAcaacactctacacacacgTGGACGACTGCAGCCTCAACGAGCCTGG CTCCACGGCCACCTGGCCCCTGGACCCGTCTAAGGAGGAGAAGCAGGGCTGGAGGCACATCCGCATCAAGCAGATGGGCAAGAACGCCAGCGGCCAGACCCACTACCTCTCCCTGTCTGGCCTCGAGCTCTACGGCACCGTCAGCGGCGTCTGTGAGGACCAGTTGG GTAAAGCTGTGAAGGAGGCAGAGGCCAACCTGCGCAGGCAGCGTCGTCTCTTCCGCTCGCAGGTCATGAAGTATATCGTGCCCGGGGCACGCGTGGTGCGCGGCATCGACTGGAAGTGGCGTGATCAGGATGGCAATCCCCCAGGAGAGGGCACTGTAACGGGCGAGGCACACAATG GCTGGATTGATGTCACCTGGGATGCCGGTGGCTCAAACTCGTACCGTATGGGGGCGGAAGGGAAGTTTGACCTCAAGCTTGCTCCAGGTTACGACCCTGAGTCTGCGCCGTCACCCAAACCTGTCTCATCCACTGTTTCAGGCACGCCGCCGTCCTGGAGCAGCCTGGTGAAAAATAACTGTCCGGACAAGGGCGGCTCGAGCCCGGCGGCGGCGGGGGCCAGCTCGTCCAGCCGGAAGGGCAGTAGCAGCTCGGTGTGTAGCGTGGCCAGCAGCAGCGACGTCAGCCTCAGCTCCGCGCGCGTGGAGCCGAGGAGGGCCGAGAGCCTGCTGGAGGCCGGTGTGGTTGGGGGTGGTGTGCTCGGGGCGGTGGCCGGACCGGGAGGCGGCGGAGGAGGAGCTGGGGGTCCAGGGGCCGAGGGCCAGGAGCCGGTGGTGGTGCTGTCATCATCCCCCGCCACCACGGCGACCAGCGACGCGGGCTCGGCGTCCAGCAGCGGCACGCTGACGGGCGAGGGCGTGGGTGCCGAGAGCGAACGGAAGAC CCCACCGGCGAGCGGcaagcagcggcagcagcagcagcagcagcccgcgGCGGCGGCCGACAACGCGGCCATCTCCATGGGCCTGGTGAGCGTCAGCTCGCCCGACGTCAGCTCCGTGTCGGAGTCGTCCAGCAAGGACGCGCCGTCTCAGCGGCCTCTGTGCTCAGCGGCCAGCGCCCGGCTGTCGGTCAGCTCGCTGCTGGCGGCCGGCGCGCCCATGAGCTCCAGCGCCAGCGTGCCCAACCTGTCATCACGGGAGGCCAGCCTCATGGAGTCGTTTGTGCGCCGTGCGCCCAACATGTCACGCAccaacgccaccaacaacatgAACTTGAGCCGCAGCAGCAgcgacaacaacaccaacacactgGGCAGGACTGTCATGAGCACAGCCA ctTCTCCGCTCATGGGAGCACAGAGCTTTCCTAACCTCACCACCACCGGCACCACCTCCACCGTCACCATGTCCACCTCCATAGTAACCAGCAGCAATAACGTAGCCACGGCAACCACAGGTTTGTCGGTGGGCCAGTTGCTCAGTAACACGCTGACGACCAGCCTGACCTCCACCTCTAGCGAGAGCGACACGGGTCAGGAGGCAGAGTTCTCCCTCTATG ACTTCCTGGACAGCTGTCGGGCCAACACGCTGCTTGCAGAGCTGGACGACGAAGAGGATCTCCCCGAGCCCGACGACGACGATGACGAGAACGAGGATGACAATCAGGAGGACCAGGAGTATGAAGAGGTTCTG gaagaggaggagtatGAAACCAAAGGCGGCAGGCGTAGGACGTGGGATGATGACTTTGTGCTGAAGCGTCAGTTTTCAGCTCTAGTGCCCGCCTTCGACCCGCGACCTGGCCGTACCAACGTCCAGCAGACCACTGACCTGGAGATCCCTCCACCAG GTACCCCACGCTCTGaggtgcaggaggaggtggagtgtGCCCCCTCTCCCCGTCTCGCCCTCATCCTGAAAGTGGCCGGACTGGGCAGCACGCGGGAAGTCGAGCTACCTCTGTCCAACTACAAGTCCACCATCTTCTACTATGTCCAGAAGCTGCTGCAGCTCTCCTGCGGCGGCAGCATCAAGTCCGACAAGCTACGGCGCATCTGGGAACCCACCTACAC GATAATGTACAGAGAAATGAAGGACTCCgacaaggagaaggagaaaggaaaGCCG GGTTGCTGGTCTATAGAGCATGTGGAACAGTACCTTGGCACTGATGAGTTACCAAAGAATCACTTGATAACCTACATGCAGAAGAATGCAGACTCCTCTTTCCTGCGCCACTGGAAATTAACCGGAACTAATAAGAGTATTAGGAAAAACAGAAATTGTTCTCAGCTCATAGCTGCATACAAG GACCTGTGCGACCGTGGCTGCCGGCTACTGGGCTGGGCGGCAGCCCTGGGCTCCCTGCAGAGCTGCGAGATCCTGAACGTGGCGCGTGAGCCCCCGCAGGCCAAGGCCGGCACCTCGCAGAGTGCCTGCGGCGTGGAGGACGTGCTGCAGCTGCTGCGCATCCTCTACATCATCGGCGGAGACCTGGGACGCAGCCTGCTAGAag ATTTTGAAGATCTTCAGTTCAATGCTTCGCCTGAAGAATTCACCAGCAAAAAAGTTACTACTAAGATCCTACAGCAGATAGAG gAGCCACTGGCACTTGCGAGTGGTGCCCTACCTGACTGGTGTGAGCAGTTAACCAGCAAATGTCCTTTCCTCATCCCTTTCGAGACCCGGCAACTGTACTTTACTTGCACAGCATTTGGAGCCTCAAG GGCGATAGTGTGGCTTCAGAATCGGCGGGAGGCCACCATGGAGCGAACGCGGCCGTCCACAACGGTGCGAAGGGACGACCCTGGCGAGTTCCGCGTGGGCCGTCTAAAACACGAGCGTGTGAAAGTGCCCCGCGGGGATAGCATGATGGAATGGGCCGAGAGCGTCATGCAGATCCATGCCGACAGAAAGTCTGTCTTAGAG GTGGAGTTCCAGGGCGAGGAGGGCACAGGGCTGGGGCCCACTCTGGAGTTCTACGCCCTCGTGGCGGCTGAGTTCCAGCGCACCTCTTTGGGCATCTGGCTCTGTGACGACGACTTCCCCGACGACGAGTCGCGCCAG GTGGATCTGGGCGGCGGTCTGAAGCCCCCCGGTTACTACGTGCAGCGTTCGTGTGGTCTCTTCCCGGCACCCTTCCCACAGGACAGCGACGAGCTGGAGCGCATCAGCaagctcttcctcttcctgggCATCTTTCTGGCCAAGTGCATCCAGGACAACCGGCTGGTGGACCTGCCCATCTCGCAGCCCTTCTTCAAGCTCCTGTGCATGGGCGACATCAAGAGCAACGTGAGCAAGCTGCTGTACCAGTCCCGCGGCGGCAGCGGCGGCctcagcaccagcaccaccaccaccaccatggaCTCCACGCTTAGCGAGCGCCACTTCCTTTTGGACTTCCAGTCCACGGAGACGTCCACGGAGGAGGGCCCCGACTGCTACTCGGTGGGCAGCTTCGACGAGGACTCCAAGTGCGAGTTCATACTGGAGCCGCCCAAGCCCAAGCCGCCGGCGTGGTACCACGGCCTGCTGACGTGGGAGGACTTTGAACTGGTCAACCCGCACCGGGCGCGCTTCCTGCGCGAGGTCAAGGACCTGGCCGTCAAGCGTAGGCAGATCCTCACCAGCAAGACGCTCAACGAGGACGAGAAGAACACGCGGCTGCAGGACCTCATGCTCAAGAACCCCATGGGCTCCGGGCCACCACTCAGCGTGGAGGACTTGgg GTTGAATTTCCAGTTCTGTCCGTCGTCCAAAGTACATGGCTTCGCGGCTGTGGACCTCAAGCCCAACGGAGAGGATGAG ATGGTGACCATGGAGAATGCAGAAGAGTATGTAGAACTGATGTTTGACTTTGGCATGCACACAGGCATTCAGAAGCAGATGGAGGCATTTAGAG AGGGCTTTAACAGGGTCTTCCCCATGGAGAAGCTGAGCTCTTTCAGTCATAAGGAGGTGCAGATGATCCTGTGTGGAAACCAGTCTCCATCCTGGACGGCTGACGACGTGGTGAACTACACTGAACCCAAACTAGGTTACACGCGCGACAG CCCAGGCTTCATGCGCTTTGTGCGGGTCCTGTGCGGGATGTCCTCGGACGAGAGGAAGGCCTTCCTGCAGTTCACCACCGGCTGCTCCACGCTCCCCCCTGGCGGCCTCGCCAACCTTCACCCACGCCTCACTATTGTCCGCAAG GTGGACGCCACTGATGCCAGCTACCCCTCCGTTAACACGTGTGTGCACTACCTGAAATTGCCAGAGTACTCCTCTGAAGACATCATGAGGGAACGCCTCCTGGCCGCCACCATGGAAAAGGGCTTCCACCTCAACTGA